A genomic region of Tigriopus californicus strain San Diego chromosome 1, Tcal_SD_v2.1, whole genome shotgun sequence contains the following coding sequences:
- the LOC131881018 gene encoding ankyrin repeat and SOCS box protein 12-like isoform X3: MVQVESELANYLIDLEDEDCPQFGLHVSAYQSDIPSLLHLLSVPEEKESINSRIRPFFATPLRLAATAGCEEAIQILLEHRADVDLVDVKAQTPLFVALVNQHWGCARLLLESGANPNGNDRNMCTPLSVMAQRGYYEGVKLLCRFGADTEDVYRLMTGMPGLPVAIAATYHHLKCFATLLLFGAKPGLNLVEDLHLPLQVTTQCSVPHAIIRHRCPPEFVYLYREFGGNLWIRDSRQQLATEITNSNSTTLTLMRELQGQALSLMSLCSIVIRSLFMEHDWNKLGLMTPENLEIPRDLCDFLHMTNWSSSMYRSAQLLRPLMDGLLGDNDFPRVGLKIHRTK; the protein is encoded by the exons ATGGTTCAAGTCGAAAGTGAATTGGCCAACTACTTGATTGACCTAGAAGATGAGGACTGCCCCCAATTTGGCCTTCATGTATCCGCATATCAAAGTGATATCCCTAGTTTACTTCATCTCCTGAGTGTTCCCGAAGAAAAGGAGTCCATCAACTCTCGAATCcgaccattttttgccacGCCTCTTCGTTTAGCAGCCACAG CGGGATGCGAGGAGGCCATCCAAATTCTGCTCGAGCATAGAGCGGATGTGGATCTGGTGGATGTCAAAGCCCAAACGCCTCTCTTTGTCGCTCTTGTGAATCAGCATTGGGGATGTGCTAG ATTACTCTTGGAATCGGGTGCGAATCCCAACGGCAATGATCGGAATATGTGCACGCCATTGTCAGTGATGGCCCAAAGAGGCTACTACGAGGGCGTCAAG TTATTGTGTCGTTTTGGTGCAGACACAGAGGATGTGTATCGTTTGATGACGGGAATGCCCGGACTTCCCGTTGCCATCGCTGCCACTTATCATCACCTTAAATGTTTCGCCACCCTGCTTCTGTTTGGTGCCAAACCTGGTTTAAACCTCGTCGAGGATCTCCATCTTCCACTGCAGGTCACCACACAATGCTCTGTTCCACACGCCATTATAAGGCATCG GTGTCCACCGGAATTTGTGTATCTGTATCGCGAGTTTGGAGGTAATCTTTGGATTCGGGACAGTCGTCAGCAATTAGCCACGGAGATCACCAACTCCAATTCCACCACACTCACTCTCATGCGGGAGTTGCAAG GTCAAGCGCTTTCTTTGATGTCTTTGTGCAGTATTGTAATTCGATCCCTGTTTATGGAACACGATTGGAACAAGCTGGGCCTCATGACGCCAGAAAACCTTGAGATTCCTCGGGATTTGTGTGATTTCCTCCACATGACCAATTGGAGTTCTTCTATGTACAGAAGCGCCCAACTTTTGAGGCCTCTGATGGACGGCCTCCTGGGTGACAATGACTTTCCAAGAGTCGGATTAAAGATTCACAGGACAAAAT aA
- the LOC131881018 gene encoding ankyrin repeat and SOCS box protein 12-like isoform X2 has product MVQVESELANYLIDLEDEDCPQFGLHVSAYQSDIPSLLHLLSVPEEKESINSRIRPFFATPLRLAATAGCEEAIQILLEHRADVDLVDVKAQTPLFVALVNQHWGCARLLLESGANPNGNDRNMCTPLSVMAQRGYYEGVKLLCRFGADTEDVYRLMTGMPGLPVAIAATYHHLKCFATLLLFGAKPGLNLVEDLHLPLQVTTQCSVPHAIIRHRCPPEFVYLYREFGGNLWIRDSRQQLATEITNSNSTTLTLMRELQGQALSLMSLCSIVIRSLFMEHDWNKLGLMTPENLEIPRDLCDFLHMTNWSSSMYRSAQLLRPLMDGLLGDNDFPRVGLKIHRTKCATDD; this is encoded by the exons ATGGTTCAAGTCGAAAGTGAATTGGCCAACTACTTGATTGACCTAGAAGATGAGGACTGCCCCCAATTTGGCCTTCATGTATCCGCATATCAAAGTGATATCCCTAGTTTACTTCATCTCCTGAGTGTTCCCGAAGAAAAGGAGTCCATCAACTCTCGAATCcgaccattttttgccacGCCTCTTCGTTTAGCAGCCACAG CGGGATGCGAGGAGGCCATCCAAATTCTGCTCGAGCATAGAGCGGATGTGGATCTGGTGGATGTCAAAGCCCAAACGCCTCTCTTTGTCGCTCTTGTGAATCAGCATTGGGGATGTGCTAG ATTACTCTTGGAATCGGGTGCGAATCCCAACGGCAATGATCGGAATATGTGCACGCCATTGTCAGTGATGGCCCAAAGAGGCTACTACGAGGGCGTCAAG TTATTGTGTCGTTTTGGTGCAGACACAGAGGATGTGTATCGTTTGATGACGGGAATGCCCGGACTTCCCGTTGCCATCGCTGCCACTTATCATCACCTTAAATGTTTCGCCACCCTGCTTCTGTTTGGTGCCAAACCTGGTTTAAACCTCGTCGAGGATCTCCATCTTCCACTGCAGGTCACCACACAATGCTCTGTTCCACACGCCATTATAAGGCATCG GTGTCCACCGGAATTTGTGTATCTGTATCGCGAGTTTGGAGGTAATCTTTGGATTCGGGACAGTCGTCAGCAATTAGCCACGGAGATCACCAACTCCAATTCCACCACACTCACTCTCATGCGGGAGTTGCAAG GTCAAGCGCTTTCTTTGATGTCTTTGTGCAGTATTGTAATTCGATCCCTGTTTATGGAACACGATTGGAACAAGCTGGGCCTCATGACGCCAGAAAACCTTGAGATTCCTCGGGATTTGTGTGATTTCCTCCACATGACCAATTGGAGTTCTTCTATGTACAGAAGCGCCCAACTTTTGAGGCCTCTGATGGACGGCCTCCTGGGTGACAATGACTTTCCAAGAGTCGGATTAAAGATTCACAGGACAAAATGTGCGACTGACGACTAA
- the LOC131881018 gene encoding ankyrin repeat and SOCS box protein 12-like isoform X1: MVQVESELANYLIDLEDEDCPQFGLHVSAYQSDIPSLLHLLSVPEEKESINSRIRPFFATPLRLAATAGCEEAIQILLEHRADVDLVDVKAQTPLFVALVNQHWGCARLLLESGANPNGNDRNMCTPLSVMAQRGYYEGVKLLCRFGADTEDVYRLMTGMPGLPVAIAATYHHLKCFATLLLFGAKPGLNLVEDLHLPLQVTTQCSVPHAIIRHRCPPEFVYLYREFGGNLWIRDSRQQLATEITNSNSTTLTLMRELQEQPLSLQSCCRLVIRNHCQKLDDGNRICHLAAANEMKGLLTTPLVDFLLFRSLVLSVEQVPVMGEIPTLVGRTEAILCQIVDDMARETPLIVRRRPREQPVINQSPAFTIEPEPKHQPEPLDRAAFGAPPPPPPPPPPPIAPRPGFWRFPEAELATDHRVWRRPDHS; this comes from the exons ATGGTTCAAGTCGAAAGTGAATTGGCCAACTACTTGATTGACCTAGAAGATGAGGACTGCCCCCAATTTGGCCTTCATGTATCCGCATATCAAAGTGATATCCCTAGTTTACTTCATCTCCTGAGTGTTCCCGAAGAAAAGGAGTCCATCAACTCTCGAATCcgaccattttttgccacGCCTCTTCGTTTAGCAGCCACAG CGGGATGCGAGGAGGCCATCCAAATTCTGCTCGAGCATAGAGCGGATGTGGATCTGGTGGATGTCAAAGCCCAAACGCCTCTCTTTGTCGCTCTTGTGAATCAGCATTGGGGATGTGCTAG ATTACTCTTGGAATCGGGTGCGAATCCCAACGGCAATGATCGGAATATGTGCACGCCATTGTCAGTGATGGCCCAAAGAGGCTACTACGAGGGCGTCAAG TTATTGTGTCGTTTTGGTGCAGACACAGAGGATGTGTATCGTTTGATGACGGGAATGCCCGGACTTCCCGTTGCCATCGCTGCCACTTATCATCACCTTAAATGTTTCGCCACCCTGCTTCTGTTTGGTGCCAAACCTGGTTTAAACCTCGTCGAGGATCTCCATCTTCCACTGCAGGTCACCACACAATGCTCTGTTCCACACGCCATTATAAGGCATCG GTGTCCACCGGAATTTGTGTATCTGTATCGCGAGTTTGGAGGTAATCTTTGGATTCGGGACAGTCGTCAGCAATTAGCCACGGAGATCACCAACTCCAATTCCACCACACTCACTCTCATGCGGGAGTTGCAAG aACAACCACTTTCACTCCAGTCCTGTTGCCGATTGGTCATTCGAAATCACTGCCAAAAGCTGGATGATGGTAACCGGATTTGCCATTTGGCCGCTGCCAATGAGATGAAAGGACTCCTTACGACACCATTAGTTGATTTCTTGCTATTTCGATCATTGGTGCTCTCGGTCGAGCAGGTTCCAGTTATGGGAGAAATTCCCACTTTGGTGGGACGAACAGAAGCTATCTTATGTCAAATAGTAGACGATATGGCCCGAGAAACCCCTCTCATAGTTCGGAGAAGACCCAGAGAGCAGCCAGTTATAAACCAAAGTCCAGCTTTCACCATAGAACCTGAACCAAAGCACCAACCTGAACCTCTGGATAGGGCAGCTTTTGGTGCGCCACCTCCTCCGCCCCCTCCTCCACCCCCGCCTATTGCTCCTCGACCGGGATTTTGGCGGTTCCCTGAGGCTGAACTGGCCACAGATCATCGAGTCTGGAGACGACCGGATCATTCATAG
- the LOC131881007 gene encoding putative ATPase N2B: protein MGSLGASWPFWRRVRPTAWSWPILKQTLSASAVEPLGSTPQTVYQSRLATGELTVDPHQATVITHFQRLHEQLRHYDPDLVGGSRAAFLPTWLWGSGASSSHEVTIPAGVYLWGTVGGGKTMLMDLFYETVEYMDGRKSRVHYHDFMLEVHSLMHEVKKSAPPRDISRWDTYQPFDPIPPVGQAILSRVTLLCLDEFQVTDIADAMILKHLFSYLFAHGLVLVATSNRPPNDLYKNGLQRSNFVPFIEILKRKAEVVSLDPGIDYRRQAMGGGEHLYFISSDPTTDEQLNVNFKFMAAKETDDVRSRVIRIKGRDVPFQKTCGRILDCDFDELCGRALWTNDYIKITQVFHTVYIRNIPILTRKLRSEARRFITLIDTLYDHRIRVIASGEVNYWELFQPEEASEQDRLDENRMLVDDLGIKAADSGSMDASVFSGEEELFAFDRTVSRMTEMQTKDYAKKWAKRHEATSD from the coding sequence ATGGGCTCCTTGGGAGCCTCGTGGCCGTTTTGGCGGCGGGTACGGCCTACGGCATGGTCGTGGCCCATCTTAAAGCAGACCCTGTCCGCCAGCGCCGTTGAGCCCTTGGGATCCACGCCGCAAACCGTGTACCAATCGCGGTTGGCAACGGGCGAGTTGACGGTAGACCCCCATCAAGCCACGGTCATCACGCACTTTCAGCGGCTCCACGAGCAGTTACGGCACTACGATCCTGATCTGGTGGGTGGGTCGCGGGCTGCGTTCCTACCCACTTGGTTGTGGGGCTCGGGGGCCAGTTCTAGTCATGAGGTTACCATTCCTGCCGGGGTGTATCTTTGGGGGACGGTGGGTGGGGGTAAGACCATGCTCATGGACCTGTTCTACGAAACGGTCGAGTACATGGATGGCCGGAAGAGTCGCGTTCATTATCATGACTTCATGTTGGAGGTGCATTCGCTCATGCACGAAGTGAAAAAATCGGCCCCGCCGCGTGATATCTCCCGTTGGGACACGTATCagccatttgatcccattccACCCGTGGGTCAGGCTATTTTGTCCCGCGTGACACTCCTGTGCTTGGACGAGTTCCAGGTCACGGATATTGCCGATGCCATGATCCTGAAGCATCTCTTTTCCTACCTCTTTGCTCATGGTTTGGTCTTGGTGGCCACCAGCAATCGCCCGCCCAATGATTTGTATAAGAACGGCCTTCAACGCTCCAATTTCGTGCCGTTCATCGAAATCCTGAAACGAAAAGCGGAGGTGGTGTCCTTGGACCCGGGGATCGATTACCGCCGGCAAGCCATGGGAGGGGGTGAGCACCTCTACTTCATTTCCTCGGATCCTACCACCGATGAGCAATTGAATGTAAATTTCAAGTTCATGGCGGCCAAGGAAACCGACGATGTGCGATCCCGAGTCATCCGAATCAAAGGCCGGGATGTGCCGTTTCAAAAGACTTGTGGGCGGATCCTTGATTGCGATTTTGATGAGCTTTGCGGACGAGCCCTGTGGACTAATGACTATATCAAGATTACGCAGGTCTTCCATACCGTGTACATTCGCAATATCCCCATTTTGACGCGCAAGTTGCGTTCGGAGGCACGTCGATTCATCACTCTCATTGATACCCTTTACGATCATCGGATACGTGTGATTGCCTCGGGTGAAGTGAACTATTGGGAGCTCTTTCAACCCGAAGAGGCCAGTGAACAAGATCGTCTGGATGAAAATCGAATGCTGGTAGATGATCTCGGCATAAAAGCCGCGGACAGTGGGTCCATGGATGCGAGTGTGTTCTCGGGAGAAGAGGAGCTCTTTGCCTTTGATCGGACCGTATCAAGGATGACCGAGATGCAAACGAAGGACTATGCCAAGAAATGGGCCAAAAGACACGAGGCCACATCCGATTGA
- the LOC131881558 gene encoding filaggrin-2-like has translation MKSFIVLGLFLVSFAPVDLAPMPKETQSKNTNESGDLEGSESLQSFGYGYGTKVADKYGGVSTVYVHGFGTDNTDYHDTPVYHDKSYKAPDHVYGHHLNSYEHQRSPYYAAPTPYYKPSGYGYGHINEYGEAKHGYGYQDGYGYHGSTAAHYGGYGKSAHSPYYAAAPYGGKYAAPSYHAPHYGHHAQARAGFASGFGYGFIA, from the exons ATGAAGTCATTCATAGTATTGGGTCTGTTTCTGGTCTCGTTCGCTCCGGTGGATTTGGCCCCTATGCCTAAAGAGACCCAATCAAAAAACACAAACGAATCTGGAGACTTGGAAGGATCGGAATCACTCCAATCGTTTGGTTACGGCTACGGCACCAAAGTTGCCGATAAGTACGGAGGCGTGTCCACGG TGTACGTTCACGGATTTGGCACCGACAACACTGACTACCACGACACTCCCGTTTACCATGACAAATCGTACAAGGCACCTGATCATGTTTACGGTCATCACTTGAACAGCTATGAGCACCAGAGAAGCCCGTATTATGCCGCACCCACTCCATACTACAAGCCAAGTGGTTACGGCTACGGTCACATTAATGAGTATGGCGAAGCCAAACATGGCTATGGATATCAAGACGGGTACGGGTACCACGGCTCCACGGCCGCTCACTACGGCGGCTATGGAAAATCAGCCCATTCGCCTTATTACGCTGCTGCTCCCTACGGTGGCAAATATGCGGCACCGTCTTATCACGCACCGCATTACGGTCACCACGCTCAAGCCCGTGCTGGCTTTGCTTCAGGTTTTGGCTATGGATTCATCGCCTAA
- the LOC131887503 gene encoding ubiquitin carboxyl-terminal hydrolase 7-like, whose product MVTMETGQLSEGPDTPMVSVDTQLDEDEARPEATFAFTVDKFSTVKESVLSAPCMVRNLPWKIMIMPRPSHNDRSGSGGGGGGGGGNQGGNGAPPPAKSMGYFLQCNGESEAASWSCQASAELRVINQRNPAKDTFVRKISHLFYSKENDWGFSHYMNWPDVMDPEKGFIKDDKVTFEVKVTADAPHGVCWDSKKHTGYVGLKNQGATCYMNSLLQVLYFTNSLRKNVYKMPTEADDSAKSVGLALQRVFHDLQFNDKSVGTKKLTKSFGWETLDSFMQHDVQEFLRVLLDKLEMKMKGTIVEGSIPRLFEGKMVSYIRCKNVDYTSSRIESFYDIQLNIKGKKNIHESFEDYIKTENLDGDNKYDAGTHGLQDAEKGILFTSFPPVLHLHLMRFQYDPITDSSVKFNDRFEFPNALDLKDYLKKPENGNGDDEAMDVDGEGCPVVQADLDGAKYLLHAVLVHSGDNHGGHYVVFINPKGDGKWCKFDDDVVSRCTEKEAIQNNFGGVDDDVTTRQSTNAYMLVYIRQSLLKTILCEVSELDIPAALSERLADEKKIEIAKRKEKNEAHLYMNIRLLLEDNFNGHQGNDLYDPDKVTCQELRIKKTDTLQEVLVQLSAQMKIPAEQVRMWPMNHRTNQTLRPALIDVESDLDKAFFDVADNTNPYNVFLEVAPPETPSRPLPPFDKDQDVMLFFKYYDPEVEKIHYMGHMYVAITAKVTSMVEELIKRANLPAHTPLTLYEEIKPNMLERIEDIDKPLEHVLEELMDGDIIVYQKQILPNQNSSFRLASCRDYFRDLFYKVDVNFVDKNLPNDPGFTLTLSQRMNYAQIAQAAAEKLEIDPEKIQFFKTQNYREVPGHALRCTFEGTLKDLLVCVRPKQPRKLFYQKLAIPIHELENKKQIKCTWLSLDHKEEEELTLYPSKTGTIGDMLEEAKAMVTLSRPNAKLRLLDIVSHKINNINAENSPIESLPATQSKTFRIEEVPEDQMRVSETELLVPVVHFQKEIYSTFGHPFLLKVKEGEKFQSVKDKIQKHLEVPDKEFEKYRIAVISVGRAKYLDAIEQDTVRLKDFLNTNQTSNNTKPYFGLEHVNKNSKRARYNYMEKAIKIYN is encoded by the coding sequence ATGGTGACCATGGAAACTGGACAATTGAGCGAGGGCCCGGACACGCCCATGGTGTCGGTGGACACCCAGTTAGATGAGGATGAGGCTCGCCCCGAGGCCACCTTCGCCTTCACGGTCGACAAATTCTCGACGGTCAAGGAATCGGTTCTGTCCGCCCCCTGCATGGTCCGTAATCTGCCCTGGAAGATTATGATCATGCCCCGCCCTTCACACAACGACCGCTCGGGTTCGGGCGGCGGTGGCGGTGGGGGTGGCGGCAATCAAGGCGGGAATGGGGCGCCCCCGCCGGCCAAGTCTATGGGCTACTTTCTGCAATGTAACGGTGAGAGCGAGGCTGCCTCGTGGAGTTGTCAAGCCTCGGCCGAATTGCGGGTCATCAACCAGCGAAATCCGGCCAAGGACACGTTTGTGCGCAAGATTTCGCATTTGTTCTACTCCAAGGAGAACGACTGGGGCTTCTCGCACTATATGAACTGGCCGGATGTGATGGACCCCGAGAAGGGCTTTATCAAGGACGACAAGGTCACGTTCGAGGTCAAGGTCACGGCCGATGCGCCCCATGGCGTGTGTTGGGACTCGAAGAAGCACACGGGTTATGTTGGGCTCAAGAACCAAGGCGCCACGTGTTATATGAACTCGCTCTTGCAAGTCTTGTACTTCACCAACAGTCTACGCAAGAACGTGTACAAGATGCCCACCGAGGCCGATGACAGCGCCAAAAGCGTGGGCCTGGCCCTCCAGCGCGTCTTTCACGACCTACAGTTCAACGACAAGTCGGTCGGCACCAAGAAATTGACCAAATCCTTCGGTTGGGAGACGTTGGACTCGTTCATGCAACACGACGTCCAGGAGTTTCTGCGCGTCTTGCTCGACAAGCTCGAGATGAAGATGAAAGGCACCATCGTGGAGGGCTCCATCCCGCGCCTCTTCGAAGGCAAGATGGTCTCGTACATCCGCTGCAAGAACGTGGACTACACGTCCAGCCGCATCGAGTCGTTCTACGACATTCAGCTCAATATCAAGGGCAAGAAGAACATTCACGAGTCGTTCGAAGACTACATAAAGACGGAGAATCTCGACGGCGATAACAAGTACGACGCGGGCACGCACGGGCTCCAGGACGCCGAGAAGGGCATCCTCTTCACGTCTTTCCCGCCCGTGCTCCATCTTCACTTGATGCGATTCCAGTACGACCCCATCACCGACAGCTCGGTCAAGTTCAACGATCGCTTCGAGTTCCCCAATGCGCTCGACCTCAAGGACTACCTGAAGAAACCCGAGAACGGCAATGGCGACGACGAGGCCATGGATGTTGACGGCGAGGGCTGTCCCgtggttcaggctgacctgGACGGGGCCAAGTACCTCCTGCATGCGGTCCTGGTCCATTCGGGCGACAATCACGGCGGTCACTACGTGGTGTTCATCAACCCCAAAGGTGACGGGAAGTGGTGCAAATTTGACGACGATGTGGTGTCACGGTGCACGGAGAAAGAGGCCATTCAGAACAACTTTGGCGGCGTGGACGATGACGTCACCACGAGACAGTCCACCAACGCCTACATGCTGGTCTACATCCGGCAGAGCTTGCTCAAGACCATCCTCTGTGAAGTGTCGGAGTTGGATATCCCCGCCGCCTTGAGCGAACGGCTGGCCGACGAGAAAAAGATCGAGATTGCCAAGCGCAAGGAAAAGAACGAGGCTCACCTTTACATGAACATACGATTGCTCCTCGAGGACAATTTTAACGGGCACCAGGGCAACGATTTGTACGATCCGGACAAAGTCACCTGTCAAGAGCTACGGATCAAGAAGACCGACACCCTGCAAGAGGTGTTGGTCCAGCTGTCCGCCCAGATGAAGATTCCGGCCGAGCAAGTGCGGATGTGGCCCATGAACCATCGGACTAATCAAACGCTCCGACCCGCCTTAATCGATGTTGAGTCCGATTTGGACAAAGCGTTTTTTGACGTGGCGGATAACACCAATCCGTACAACGTGTTCCTAGAGGTGGCACCCCCAGAAACGCCCTCACGTCCTTTGCCACCGTTTGACAAGGACCAAGATGTCATGCTGTTTTTTAAATACTACGATCCCGAAGTCGAGAAGATTCATTACATGGGCCACATGTACGTAGCTATTACGGCCAAGGTCACGTCCATGGTGGAGGAACTCATTAAACGGGCCAATTTGCCCGCCCACACGCCGCTCACTCTCTATGAGGAGATTAAACCGAACATGCTCGAACGCATCGAGGACATTGACAAGCCTCTGGAGCATGTGCTTGAGGAGCTCATGGACGGCGACATTATTGTTTACCAGAAGCAAATCCTACCCAACCAGAACAGCTCGTTCCGATTGGCCAGTTGTCGAGACTACTTCAGAGACCTCTTTTACAAAGTGGACGTGAACTTTGTGGACAAGAATCTTCCGAATGACCCTGGCTTCACCCTGACGCTCTCCCAGCGTATGAACTACGCCCAAATCGCACAGGCCGCGGCCGAGAAGCTTGAGATCGACCCGGAGaagattcaatttttcaagacTCAGAATTACCGGGAAGTGCCCGGACATGCGTTGCGATGCACGTTCGAGGGGACCCTCAAGGACCTTTTAGTTTGCGTCCGACCCAAACAGCCGCGCAAGCTCTTCTATCAAAAGCTCGCTATTCCCATCCACGAGTTGGAGAACAAGAAACAGATCAAGTGCACTTGGCTCTCGCTCGATCataaggaggaggaggagctcACCCTCTATCCCAGCAAGACAGGCACCATCGGCGACATGCTCGAAGAGGCCAAAGCCATGGTCACGCTCTCGCGACCCAATGCCAAGTTACGCCTCTTGGATATTGTGTCCCACAAGATTAATAACATCAACGCTGAGAATTCCCCTATCGAGTCGCTCCCCGCCACCCAATCCAAGACCTTCAGAATCGAGGAGGTTCCCGAGGATCAAATGCGAGTGAGTGAAACCGAGTTGTTAGTTCCCGTGGTGCACTTCCAAAAGGAGATCTACTCCACTTTTGGACATCCCTTCCTCCTCAAGGTCAAAGAGGGCGAGAAGTTCCAATCCGTCAAGGATAAGATCCAAAAGCACCTTGAGGTTCCGGACAAGGAGTTCGAGAAATATCGGATCGCAGTGATTTCCGTGGGCCGTGCCAAGTACCTGGATGCCATAGAGCAGGACACAGTGAGACTCAAAGACTTCTTGAACACGAATCAAACGAGTAACAACACGAAGCCTTATTTCGGCTTAGAGCATGTGAACAAGAACTCCAAGCGGGCTCGATACAATTACATGGAGAAGGCTATCAAAATCTACAACTAA